From a region of the Archocentrus centrarchus isolate MPI-CPG fArcCen1 chromosome 18, fArcCen1, whole genome shotgun sequence genome:
- the ccdc171 gene encoding coiled-coil domain-containing protein 171 isoform X2: MLTGAAQRRRQTDRGEREDSGKSRAEPRGIEERAAGSRARSSVEEKARSHLMFDPTQQVKQAAGDGGRRAERKGEEEDEWEERGRGKDRSRGDGRRSGRTRRAASEGCDGGEEWRRLRWRVNDLEKEKLQLKASHNQEVCGLQAELTRLRSSVERGEAQRVELQYQLTLSRRDAERVAELSRDKRSLTERATELQQTVEELQKALDITRHAREEDQHALQQEVEERERLIQSFSSENQRLHRLLQDQEVALEESERRMAEVQKEQEKEAEVKRRRANELKQLMDREERGRREKELLEQRVKSLQLNIEAERAAHLETKFNSEIVQLRVRDLEAVVAAERSGQQEAQSTLELLRAQFREVENAYSQERERSGSTERALERLQAEYEQSKCDMSMALETEKKTTSDLSEKLEEEQRRHADTHSLLEQAVQRQCDTEEEFVACVKQIRDALQQHTSTGEHSMQPAEDDGKQSLSAKVLQLLRTTLSSDQQRLLDADKQVQDLLLASEKLQGENQTLRELTSDQRRQIDESQQEMLKLKEAVSRLSQESSDWSIQTQSLEAELQREREERVIEMEKEREERTAEVQRITEHYHKESTAHLSFLYCLYQRLLAGCVLLDQSQSILGNFTWEELCDVMSEQVDQLTSDLRKANEKITHLQSACNKKSVRVRELQRSQECVLSRLEESARMREEEWSRQHTHTVRGLQSELQLCRSQCNSLRDHASSLEQRCSSLTSDLSQLRGLLSRSRKESSSFFLACALLGGALRHSQNCVRTLSEQKKLLSRQLAEREQLEEEVRRLVDALEGEKDEEKERERMRRVVRRWRKSVCVVLAVGRWWSLARKTTVLFRLERGGGAPAVCVCGEEDAASQEDVCEGRDGVAAPLFRSKRLSCTILTSMSDLQGTLMHSGSSPPILISAASSGLSRLLDHLLDQSQSSLSSCSVHKETLIGRLRLGLSRLTTSPQPDMKSLVSILQQHFLVFSQRLHSAEVERRGLRLEVANLKRGLRKETRMVPDKRFHSVCAELRQALSREQEAQVLIQEQCNQLHTLQRRVDRHAAEQAETQRTLNQTTQVLSEARQEVSRKERSLRILGKHLSGVQKEKKQVEQRLQRAEDELRDATRRQDRVVSCMKAAEMSCKQFRDSLVQSQHSLTAKPHPLLLPLENLELSGTESIMGDPEVAACQSFLSIVSQLCHTCSSRIDWLEQEVSAHRSHVTALRSELQDACLRDNLAFVPVSEFPETFPVADLETLQPVPLCDLSGNLMTTKSPAPSQSKPACSHKASCTPPSPFCKATVGKTKANKATKKNRGHTKSGGRK, from the exons GATGGAAGGAGGAGTGGGAGAACGAGGAGGGCGGCGTCAGAAGGATGTGACGGGGGCGAGGAGTGGAGGAGGCTCAGGTGGAGAGTCAACGATTTGGAGAAAgagaaactgcagctgaagGCGAGCCACAACCAGGAA GTGTGTGGGCTGCAGGCAGAGTTGACCCGGCTCCGCTCCTCGGTGGAGCGCGGCGAGGCTCAGAGGGTGGAGCTTCAGTACCAGCTGACACTGAGCCGCAGAGACGCCGAGCGAGTCGCCGAGCTCAGCAGAGACAAACGCTCACTCACAG agcGAGCGACGGAGCTCCAGCAGACCGTTGAGGAGCTGCAGAAAGCTCTGGACATCACGCGGCACGCCAGGGAGGAGGACCAGCATGCTTTGcagcaggaggtggaggagcgaGAGCGACTGATTCAGAGCTTCAGCTCTGAAAACCAGCGACTGCACCGACTGCTACAG GATCAGGAGGTGGCTCTGGAggagtcagaaaggaggatggCCGAGGTGCAGAAGGAGCAAGAGAAGGAGGCCGAGGTGAAAAGACGACGAGCCAACGAGCTAAAGCAGCTGAtggacagagaggagaggggCCGAAGGGAGAAGGAG CTGCTGGAACAGAGGGTGAAGTCTCTGCAGCTAAACATCGAGGCAGAGCGAGCCGCACACCTGGAGACAAAGTTCAACTCTGAGATTGTCCAG CTGCGGGTGCGGGACCTGGAGGCGGTGGTGGCAGCAGAGCGGTCCGGCCAGCAGGAGGCGCAGAGCACCCTGGAGCTGCTGAGAGCTCAGTTCAGAGAGGTGGAGAACGCTTACagccaggagagagagaggagcggCAGCACTGAGCGCGCTCTGGAGCG GTTGCAGGCGGAGTACGAGCAGTCCAAGTGTGACATGAGCATGGCTTTGGAAACGGAGAAGAAGACGACCTCCGACCTCTCTGAAAAactggaggaggagcagagacGGCACGCCgacacacactcactgctggAGCAG GCCGTTCAGAGGCAGTGTGATACGGAGGAGGAGTTTGTGGCCTGTGTGAAACAGATCAGGGACGCTCTGCAACAGCACACGAGCACAGGCGAACACTCGATGCAACCTGCAGAGGATGATGGGAAACAGAGTCTTTCTGCCAAAGTCCTGCAGCTGCTGAGGACCACGCTCAGCTCAGACCAACAGAGGCTGTTAGACGCTGACAAGCAG GTCCAGGATCTGCTGCTGGCATCAGAGAAGCTGCAGGGGGAGAACCAGACTCTCCGAGAGCTGACCTCAGATCAGAGGAGGCAGATTGAT gAGTCTCAGCAGGAGATGCTCAAACTGAAGGAGGCAGTCTCTCGCTTAAGCCAGGAGAGCTCTGATTGGTCGATACAAACCCAAAGCCTGGAGGCTGAGCtgcagagagaaagggaggagagggtgatagaaatggagaaggagagggaggagaggacaGCAGAAGTCCAGAGGATAACTGAACACTACCACAAAGAGTCGACG gcCCATCTGTCCTTCCTCTACTGCCTCTACCAGCGCCTGCTCGCCGGCTGCGTCCTCCTCGATCAGTCCCAGAGCATTTTGGGTAATTTTACCTGGGAAGAGCTGTGCGATGTCATGAGCGAACAGGTGGAccagctgacctctgacctccggAAGGCCAACGAGAAG ATCACCCACCTGCAGAGTGCGTGCAACAAGAAGAGCGTGCGTGTGCGTGAGCTGCAGCGCAGTCAGGAGTGTGTGTTGTCCCGTCTGGAGGAGAGTGCAAGGATGAGGGAGGAGGAGTGGagcagacagcacacacacacagtgaggggGCTGCAGAGTGAGctgcag CTCTGCCGCTCGCAGTGCAACTCTCTCCGCGATCACGCCTCCTCTCTCGAGCAACGTTGTTCCtcgctgacctctgacctctcccaGCTCAGAGGCCTCCTCTCTCGAAGCCGCAAGGAGTCATCCTCCTTCTTTTTAGCCTGCGCCCTGCTGGGTGGAGCGCTGAGGCACTCTCAAAACTGTGTGCGCACGCTCTCTGAGCAGAAGAAACTCCTGTCCAGGCAGCTGGCAGAGCGggagcagctggaggaggaggtgaggaggctGGTGGACGCCCTGGAAGGAGAGAAAGatgaagagaaggaaagagaaagGATGAGGAGGGTggtgaggaggtggaggaagagcGTGTGCGTTGTGCTGGCAGTGGGGAGGTGGTGGTCTCTGGCCAGAAAGACAACAGTTTTGTTTCGTCTGGAGAGAGGAGGCGGAGCTCCGGCTGTCTGCGTGTGTGGAGAGGAGGATGCAGCATCACAGGAAG ACGTGTGTGAAGGTCGTGACGGCGTTGCTGCTCCTTTGTTTCGCTCTAAACGTCTCTCGTGCACCATTCTGACCTCCATGTCTGACCTGCAGGGGACACTAATGCACAGTG GCTCCTCCCCTCCGATATTGATCTCAGCAGCTAGCTCAGGCTTGTCCCGTCTCCTGGATCACCTCCTCGACCAATCACAGTCCAGCTTGTCCTCCTGCAGCGTGCACAAGGAGACGCTGATCGGCCGCCTGAGGCTTGGCCTGAGTAGACTAACAACATCACCACAGCCTGACATGAAG agtTTAGTGTCCATCCTCCAGCAGCACTTCCTGGTCTTCAGCCAGCGACTGCACTCAGCAGAGGTGGAAAGGCGGGGCCTGCGTTTGGAGGTGGCCAATCTGAAGAGAGGACTACGGAAGGAGACGAGGATG gtgccAGACAAGCGTTTCCACAGTGTGTGCGCGGAGCTCCGTCAGGCTCTGAGTAGAGAGCAGGAGGCTCAGGTGCTGATCCAGGAACAGTGCAACCAGCTGCACACGCTGCAGCGACGAGTCGACAGACACGCCGCCGAGCAGGCCGAAACGCAGCGCACACTAAATCAGACTACACAG gtTTTGTCAGAGGCTCGGCAGGAGGTGAGTCGGAAGGAGCGCTCGCTGAGGATTCTGGGTAAGCACCTGTCGGGGGTTCAGAAAGAGAAGAAGCAGGTGGAGCAGCGGCTGCAGCGAGCTGAAGACGAGCTGAGAGATGCCACCAG ACGTCAGGACCGTGTGGTCAGCTGCATGAAGGCTGCAGAGATGAGCTGCAagcag TTCAGGGACAGTCTCGTCCAATCACAGCACTCCCTGACAGCCAAGCCCCACCCCTTACTGTTACCCCTGGAGAACCTAGAGCTGAGTGGAACAGAGAGCATCATGGGAGATCCTGAGGTGGCAGCATGCCAG AGCTTTCTGTCCATCGTCTCTCAGCTGTGTCACACCTGCAGCTCCAGGATCGATTGGCTGGAGCAGGAAGTCTCTGCCCACCGCAGTCATGTGACGGCACTGCGTAGCGAGCTGCAGGATGCCTGTCTCCGTGACAACTTGGCCTTTGTCCCT GTGTCTGAATTCCCCGAAACTTTCCCAGTCGCCGACCTGGAAACACTACAACCTGTTCCCCTCTGTGATTTGTCAGGGAACCTGATGACCACTAAAAGTCCCGCCCCCTCACAATCAAAACCAGCCTGTTCACATAAAGCAAGCTGCACCCCCCCATCTCCTTTCTGCAAAGCCACTGTGGGCAAAACGAAGGCAAATAAAGCCACAAAGAAGAACAGAGGACACACGAAGAGCGGAGGGCGGAAATGA
- the ccdc171 gene encoding coiled-coil domain-containing protein 171 isoform X1, whose amino-acid sequence MLTGAAQRRRQTDRGEREDSGKSRAEPRGIEERAAGSRARSSVEEKARSHLMFDPTQQVKQAAGDGGRRAERKGEEEDEWEERGRGKDRSRGDGRRSGRTRRAASEGCDGGEEWRRLRWRVNDLEKEKLQLKASHNQEVCGLQAELTRLRSSVERGEAQRVELQYQLTLSRRDAERVAELSRDKRSLTERATELQQTVEELQKALDITRHAREEDQHALQQEVEERERLIQSFSSENQRLHRLLQDQEVALEESERRMAEVQKEQEKEAEVKRRRANELKQLMDREERGRREKELLEQRVKSLQLNIEAERAAHLETKFNSEIVQLRVRDLEAVVAAERSGQQEAQSTLELLRAQFREVENAYSQERERSGSTERALERLQAEYEQSKCDMSMALETEKKTTSDLSEKLEEEQRRHADTHSLLEQAVQRQCDTEEEFVACVKQIRDALQQHTSTGEHSMQPAEDDGKQSLSAKVLQLLRTTLSSDQQRLLDADKQVQDLLLASEKLQGENQTLRELTSDQRRQIDESQQEMLKLKEAVSRLSQESSDWSIQTQSLEAELQREREERVIEMEKEREERTAEVQRITEHYHKESTAHLSFLYCLYQRLLAGCVLLDQSQSILGNFTWEELCDVMSEQVDQLTSDLRKANEKITHLQSACNKKSVRVRELQRSQECVLSRLEESARMREEEWSRQHTHTVRGLQSELQLCRSQCNSLRDHASSLEQRCSSLTSDLSQLRGLLSRSRKESSSFFLACALLGGALRHSQNCVRTLSEQKKLLSRQLAEREQLEEEVRRLVDALEGEKDEEKERERMRRVVRRWRKSVCVVLAVGRWWSLARKTTVLFRLERGGGAPAVCVCGEEDAASQEGQDASDVCEGRDGVAAPLFRSKRLSCTILTSMSDLQGTLMHSGSSPPILISAASSGLSRLLDHLLDQSQSSLSSCSVHKETLIGRLRLGLSRLTTSPQPDMKSLVSILQQHFLVFSQRLHSAEVERRGLRLEVANLKRGLRKETRMVPDKRFHSVCAELRQALSREQEAQVLIQEQCNQLHTLQRRVDRHAAEQAETQRTLNQTTQVLSEARQEVSRKERSLRILGKHLSGVQKEKKQVEQRLQRAEDELRDATRRQDRVVSCMKAAEMSCKQFRDSLVQSQHSLTAKPHPLLLPLENLELSGTESIMGDPEVAACQSFLSIVSQLCHTCSSRIDWLEQEVSAHRSHVTALRSELQDACLRDNLAFVPVSEFPETFPVADLETLQPVPLCDLSGNLMTTKSPAPSQSKPACSHKASCTPPSPFCKATVGKTKANKATKKNRGHTKSGGRK is encoded by the exons GATGGAAGGAGGAGTGGGAGAACGAGGAGGGCGGCGTCAGAAGGATGTGACGGGGGCGAGGAGTGGAGGAGGCTCAGGTGGAGAGTCAACGATTTGGAGAAAgagaaactgcagctgaagGCGAGCCACAACCAGGAA GTGTGTGGGCTGCAGGCAGAGTTGACCCGGCTCCGCTCCTCGGTGGAGCGCGGCGAGGCTCAGAGGGTGGAGCTTCAGTACCAGCTGACACTGAGCCGCAGAGACGCCGAGCGAGTCGCCGAGCTCAGCAGAGACAAACGCTCACTCACAG agcGAGCGACGGAGCTCCAGCAGACCGTTGAGGAGCTGCAGAAAGCTCTGGACATCACGCGGCACGCCAGGGAGGAGGACCAGCATGCTTTGcagcaggaggtggaggagcgaGAGCGACTGATTCAGAGCTTCAGCTCTGAAAACCAGCGACTGCACCGACTGCTACAG GATCAGGAGGTGGCTCTGGAggagtcagaaaggaggatggCCGAGGTGCAGAAGGAGCAAGAGAAGGAGGCCGAGGTGAAAAGACGACGAGCCAACGAGCTAAAGCAGCTGAtggacagagaggagaggggCCGAAGGGAGAAGGAG CTGCTGGAACAGAGGGTGAAGTCTCTGCAGCTAAACATCGAGGCAGAGCGAGCCGCACACCTGGAGACAAAGTTCAACTCTGAGATTGTCCAG CTGCGGGTGCGGGACCTGGAGGCGGTGGTGGCAGCAGAGCGGTCCGGCCAGCAGGAGGCGCAGAGCACCCTGGAGCTGCTGAGAGCTCAGTTCAGAGAGGTGGAGAACGCTTACagccaggagagagagaggagcggCAGCACTGAGCGCGCTCTGGAGCG GTTGCAGGCGGAGTACGAGCAGTCCAAGTGTGACATGAGCATGGCTTTGGAAACGGAGAAGAAGACGACCTCCGACCTCTCTGAAAAactggaggaggagcagagacGGCACGCCgacacacactcactgctggAGCAG GCCGTTCAGAGGCAGTGTGATACGGAGGAGGAGTTTGTGGCCTGTGTGAAACAGATCAGGGACGCTCTGCAACAGCACACGAGCACAGGCGAACACTCGATGCAACCTGCAGAGGATGATGGGAAACAGAGTCTTTCTGCCAAAGTCCTGCAGCTGCTGAGGACCACGCTCAGCTCAGACCAACAGAGGCTGTTAGACGCTGACAAGCAG GTCCAGGATCTGCTGCTGGCATCAGAGAAGCTGCAGGGGGAGAACCAGACTCTCCGAGAGCTGACCTCAGATCAGAGGAGGCAGATTGAT gAGTCTCAGCAGGAGATGCTCAAACTGAAGGAGGCAGTCTCTCGCTTAAGCCAGGAGAGCTCTGATTGGTCGATACAAACCCAAAGCCTGGAGGCTGAGCtgcagagagaaagggaggagagggtgatagaaatggagaaggagagggaggagaggacaGCAGAAGTCCAGAGGATAACTGAACACTACCACAAAGAGTCGACG gcCCATCTGTCCTTCCTCTACTGCCTCTACCAGCGCCTGCTCGCCGGCTGCGTCCTCCTCGATCAGTCCCAGAGCATTTTGGGTAATTTTACCTGGGAAGAGCTGTGCGATGTCATGAGCGAACAGGTGGAccagctgacctctgacctccggAAGGCCAACGAGAAG ATCACCCACCTGCAGAGTGCGTGCAACAAGAAGAGCGTGCGTGTGCGTGAGCTGCAGCGCAGTCAGGAGTGTGTGTTGTCCCGTCTGGAGGAGAGTGCAAGGATGAGGGAGGAGGAGTGGagcagacagcacacacacacagtgaggggGCTGCAGAGTGAGctgcag CTCTGCCGCTCGCAGTGCAACTCTCTCCGCGATCACGCCTCCTCTCTCGAGCAACGTTGTTCCtcgctgacctctgacctctcccaGCTCAGAGGCCTCCTCTCTCGAAGCCGCAAGGAGTCATCCTCCTTCTTTTTAGCCTGCGCCCTGCTGGGTGGAGCGCTGAGGCACTCTCAAAACTGTGTGCGCACGCTCTCTGAGCAGAAGAAACTCCTGTCCAGGCAGCTGGCAGAGCGggagcagctggaggaggaggtgaggaggctGGTGGACGCCCTGGAAGGAGAGAAAGatgaagagaaggaaagagaaagGATGAGGAGGGTggtgaggaggtggaggaagagcGTGTGCGTTGTGCTGGCAGTGGGGAGGTGGTGGTCTCTGGCCAGAAAGACAACAGTTTTGTTTCGTCTGGAGAGAGGAGGCGGAGCTCCGGCTGTCTGCGTGTGTGGAGAGGAGGATGCAGCATCACAGGAAGGTCAGGACGCATCAG ACGTGTGTGAAGGTCGTGACGGCGTTGCTGCTCCTTTGTTTCGCTCTAAACGTCTCTCGTGCACCATTCTGACCTCCATGTCTGACCTGCAGGGGACACTAATGCACAGTG GCTCCTCCCCTCCGATATTGATCTCAGCAGCTAGCTCAGGCTTGTCCCGTCTCCTGGATCACCTCCTCGACCAATCACAGTCCAGCTTGTCCTCCTGCAGCGTGCACAAGGAGACGCTGATCGGCCGCCTGAGGCTTGGCCTGAGTAGACTAACAACATCACCACAGCCTGACATGAAG agtTTAGTGTCCATCCTCCAGCAGCACTTCCTGGTCTTCAGCCAGCGACTGCACTCAGCAGAGGTGGAAAGGCGGGGCCTGCGTTTGGAGGTGGCCAATCTGAAGAGAGGACTACGGAAGGAGACGAGGATG gtgccAGACAAGCGTTTCCACAGTGTGTGCGCGGAGCTCCGTCAGGCTCTGAGTAGAGAGCAGGAGGCTCAGGTGCTGATCCAGGAACAGTGCAACCAGCTGCACACGCTGCAGCGACGAGTCGACAGACACGCCGCCGAGCAGGCCGAAACGCAGCGCACACTAAATCAGACTACACAG gtTTTGTCAGAGGCTCGGCAGGAGGTGAGTCGGAAGGAGCGCTCGCTGAGGATTCTGGGTAAGCACCTGTCGGGGGTTCAGAAAGAGAAGAAGCAGGTGGAGCAGCGGCTGCAGCGAGCTGAAGACGAGCTGAGAGATGCCACCAG ACGTCAGGACCGTGTGGTCAGCTGCATGAAGGCTGCAGAGATGAGCTGCAagcag TTCAGGGACAGTCTCGTCCAATCACAGCACTCCCTGACAGCCAAGCCCCACCCCTTACTGTTACCCCTGGAGAACCTAGAGCTGAGTGGAACAGAGAGCATCATGGGAGATCCTGAGGTGGCAGCATGCCAG AGCTTTCTGTCCATCGTCTCTCAGCTGTGTCACACCTGCAGCTCCAGGATCGATTGGCTGGAGCAGGAAGTCTCTGCCCACCGCAGTCATGTGACGGCACTGCGTAGCGAGCTGCAGGATGCCTGTCTCCGTGACAACTTGGCCTTTGTCCCT GTGTCTGAATTCCCCGAAACTTTCCCAGTCGCCGACCTGGAAACACTACAACCTGTTCCCCTCTGTGATTTGTCAGGGAACCTGATGACCACTAAAAGTCCCGCCCCCTCACAATCAAAACCAGCCTGTTCACATAAAGCAAGCTGCACCCCCCCATCTCCTTTCTGCAAAGCCACTGTGGGCAAAACGAAGGCAAATAAAGCCACAAAGAAGAACAGAGGACACACGAAGAGCGGAGGGCGGAAATGA
- the ccdc171 gene encoding coiled-coil domain-containing protein 171 isoform X3, which yields MAEVQKEQEKEAEVKRRRANELKQLMDREERGRREKELLEQRVKSLQLNIEAERAAHLETKFNSEIVQLRVRDLEAVVAAERSGQQEAQSTLELLRAQFREVENAYSQERERSGSTERALERLQAEYEQSKCDMSMALETEKKTTSDLSEKLEEEQRRHADTHSLLEQAVQRQCDTEEEFVACVKQIRDALQQHTSTGEHSMQPAEDDGKQSLSAKVLQLLRTTLSSDQQRLLDADKQVQDLLLASEKLQGENQTLRELTSDQRRQIDESQQEMLKLKEAVSRLSQESSDWSIQTQSLEAELQREREERVIEMEKEREERTAEVQRITEHYHKESTAHLSFLYCLYQRLLAGCVLLDQSQSILGNFTWEELCDVMSEQVDQLTSDLRKANEKITHLQSACNKKSVRVRELQRSQECVLSRLEESARMREEEWSRQHTHTVRGLQSELQLCRSQCNSLRDHASSLEQRCSSLTSDLSQLRGLLSRSRKESSSFFLACALLGGALRHSQNCVRTLSEQKKLLSRQLAEREQLEEEVRRLVDALEGEKDEEKERERMRRVVRRWRKSVCVVLAVGRWWSLARKTTVLFRLERGGGAPAVCVCGEEDAASQEGQDASDVCEGRDGVAAPLFRSKRLSCTILTSMSDLQGTLMHSGSSPPILISAASSGLSRLLDHLLDQSQSSLSSCSVHKETLIGRLRLGLSRLTTSPQPDMKSLVSILQQHFLVFSQRLHSAEVERRGLRLEVANLKRGLRKETRMVPDKRFHSVCAELRQALSREQEAQVLIQEQCNQLHTLQRRVDRHAAEQAETQRTLNQTTQVLSEARQEVSRKERSLRILGKHLSGVQKEKKQVEQRLQRAEDELRDATRRQDRVVSCMKAAEMSCKQFRDSLVQSQHSLTAKPHPLLLPLENLELSGTESIMGDPEVAACQSFLSIVSQLCHTCSSRIDWLEQEVSAHRSHVTALRSELQDACLRDNLAFVPVSEFPETFPVADLETLQPVPLCDLSGNLMTTKSPAPSQSKPACSHKASCTPPSPFCKATVGKTKANKATKKNRGHTKSGGRK from the exons atggCCGAGGTGCAGAAGGAGCAAGAGAAGGAGGCCGAGGTGAAAAGACGACGAGCCAACGAGCTAAAGCAGCTGAtggacagagaggagaggggCCGAAGGGAGAAGGAG CTGCTGGAACAGAGGGTGAAGTCTCTGCAGCTAAACATCGAGGCAGAGCGAGCCGCACACCTGGAGACAAAGTTCAACTCTGAGATTGTCCAG CTGCGGGTGCGGGACCTGGAGGCGGTGGTGGCAGCAGAGCGGTCCGGCCAGCAGGAGGCGCAGAGCACCCTGGAGCTGCTGAGAGCTCAGTTCAGAGAGGTGGAGAACGCTTACagccaggagagagagaggagcggCAGCACTGAGCGCGCTCTGGAGCG GTTGCAGGCGGAGTACGAGCAGTCCAAGTGTGACATGAGCATGGCTTTGGAAACGGAGAAGAAGACGACCTCCGACCTCTCTGAAAAactggaggaggagcagagacGGCACGCCgacacacactcactgctggAGCAG GCCGTTCAGAGGCAGTGTGATACGGAGGAGGAGTTTGTGGCCTGTGTGAAACAGATCAGGGACGCTCTGCAACAGCACACGAGCACAGGCGAACACTCGATGCAACCTGCAGAGGATGATGGGAAACAGAGTCTTTCTGCCAAAGTCCTGCAGCTGCTGAGGACCACGCTCAGCTCAGACCAACAGAGGCTGTTAGACGCTGACAAGCAG GTCCAGGATCTGCTGCTGGCATCAGAGAAGCTGCAGGGGGAGAACCAGACTCTCCGAGAGCTGACCTCAGATCAGAGGAGGCAGATTGAT gAGTCTCAGCAGGAGATGCTCAAACTGAAGGAGGCAGTCTCTCGCTTAAGCCAGGAGAGCTCTGATTGGTCGATACAAACCCAAAGCCTGGAGGCTGAGCtgcagagagaaagggaggagagggtgatagaaatggagaaggagagggaggagaggacaGCAGAAGTCCAGAGGATAACTGAACACTACCACAAAGAGTCGACG gcCCATCTGTCCTTCCTCTACTGCCTCTACCAGCGCCTGCTCGCCGGCTGCGTCCTCCTCGATCAGTCCCAGAGCATTTTGGGTAATTTTACCTGGGAAGAGCTGTGCGATGTCATGAGCGAACAGGTGGAccagctgacctctgacctccggAAGGCCAACGAGAAG ATCACCCACCTGCAGAGTGCGTGCAACAAGAAGAGCGTGCGTGTGCGTGAGCTGCAGCGCAGTCAGGAGTGTGTGTTGTCCCGTCTGGAGGAGAGTGCAAGGATGAGGGAGGAGGAGTGGagcagacagcacacacacacagtgaggggGCTGCAGAGTGAGctgcag CTCTGCCGCTCGCAGTGCAACTCTCTCCGCGATCACGCCTCCTCTCTCGAGCAACGTTGTTCCtcgctgacctctgacctctcccaGCTCAGAGGCCTCCTCTCTCGAAGCCGCAAGGAGTCATCCTCCTTCTTTTTAGCCTGCGCCCTGCTGGGTGGAGCGCTGAGGCACTCTCAAAACTGTGTGCGCACGCTCTCTGAGCAGAAGAAACTCCTGTCCAGGCAGCTGGCAGAGCGggagcagctggaggaggaggtgaggaggctGGTGGACGCCCTGGAAGGAGAGAAAGatgaagagaaggaaagagaaagGATGAGGAGGGTggtgaggaggtggaggaagagcGTGTGCGTTGTGCTGGCAGTGGGGAGGTGGTGGTCTCTGGCCAGAAAGACAACAGTTTTGTTTCGTCTGGAGAGAGGAGGCGGAGCTCCGGCTGTCTGCGTGTGTGGAGAGGAGGATGCAGCATCACAGGAAGGTCAGGACGCATCAG ACGTGTGTGAAGGTCGTGACGGCGTTGCTGCTCCTTTGTTTCGCTCTAAACGTCTCTCGTGCACCATTCTGACCTCCATGTCTGACCTGCAGGGGACACTAATGCACAGTG GCTCCTCCCCTCCGATATTGATCTCAGCAGCTAGCTCAGGCTTGTCCCGTCTCCTGGATCACCTCCTCGACCAATCACAGTCCAGCTTGTCCTCCTGCAGCGTGCACAAGGAGACGCTGATCGGCCGCCTGAGGCTTGGCCTGAGTAGACTAACAACATCACCACAGCCTGACATGAAG agtTTAGTGTCCATCCTCCAGCAGCACTTCCTGGTCTTCAGCCAGCGACTGCACTCAGCAGAGGTGGAAAGGCGGGGCCTGCGTTTGGAGGTGGCCAATCTGAAGAGAGGACTACGGAAGGAGACGAGGATG gtgccAGACAAGCGTTTCCACAGTGTGTGCGCGGAGCTCCGTCAGGCTCTGAGTAGAGAGCAGGAGGCTCAGGTGCTGATCCAGGAACAGTGCAACCAGCTGCACACGCTGCAGCGACGAGTCGACAGACACGCCGCCGAGCAGGCCGAAACGCAGCGCACACTAAATCAGACTACACAG gtTTTGTCAGAGGCTCGGCAGGAGGTGAGTCGGAAGGAGCGCTCGCTGAGGATTCTGGGTAAGCACCTGTCGGGGGTTCAGAAAGAGAAGAAGCAGGTGGAGCAGCGGCTGCAGCGAGCTGAAGACGAGCTGAGAGATGCCACCAG ACGTCAGGACCGTGTGGTCAGCTGCATGAAGGCTGCAGAGATGAGCTGCAagcag TTCAGGGACAGTCTCGTCCAATCACAGCACTCCCTGACAGCCAAGCCCCACCCCTTACTGTTACCCCTGGAGAACCTAGAGCTGAGTGGAACAGAGAGCATCATGGGAGATCCTGAGGTGGCAGCATGCCAG AGCTTTCTGTCCATCGTCTCTCAGCTGTGTCACACCTGCAGCTCCAGGATCGATTGGCTGGAGCAGGAAGTCTCTGCCCACCGCAGTCATGTGACGGCACTGCGTAGCGAGCTGCAGGATGCCTGTCTCCGTGACAACTTGGCCTTTGTCCCT GTGTCTGAATTCCCCGAAACTTTCCCAGTCGCCGACCTGGAAACACTACAACCTGTTCCCCTCTGTGATTTGTCAGGGAACCTGATGACCACTAAAAGTCCCGCCCCCTCACAATCAAAACCAGCCTGTTCACATAAAGCAAGCTGCACCCCCCCATCTCCTTTCTGCAAAGCCACTGTGGGCAAAACGAAGGCAAATAAAGCCACAAAGAAGAACAGAGGACACACGAAGAGCGGAGGGCGGAAATGA